Proteins encoded by one window of Phenylobacterium soli:
- a CDS encoding CCA tRNA nucleotidyltransferase — protein MTDTIGQRPWMTARETQAVFDALEAAGGADCARYVGGCVRNTLVGQGVDDIDIATVLTPEAVTKALEAAGLRAVPTGIDHGTVTAVCNSRPFEITTLRRDVSTDGRRAVVAFTTDWLEDAQRRDFTLNALYARRDGSIFDPTGHGVADALAGRIVFVGEPEQRLHEDYLRILRFFRFYAWYGKGGPDAAAVAACAALKAHVTTLAAERISKELLKLLKADDPREAVELMAQTGVLPMVLPEPIHIDRFKGLVEIEGEQLFETEPVLRLAALLPDDQLVATRLAESLRLSNADRDRIVAALAPAPKLKSWMSPREIRRCVYREGQASFRDRAKLAWAASNRTATAPQWRGMIALAEGWTIPVFPLTGEDVMAAGVPKGPLVGRVMREVEDWWIDHDFLDDKMSAIEKLKAVAQGLAY, from the coding sequence ATGACCGACACCATCGGCCAGCGCCCGTGGATGACCGCCCGCGAGACCCAGGCGGTGTTCGACGCCCTGGAGGCCGCCGGCGGGGCCGACTGCGCCCGCTATGTGGGCGGCTGCGTGCGCAACACCCTGGTGGGCCAGGGGGTGGACGACATCGACATCGCCACGGTGCTGACGCCGGAAGCGGTGACCAAGGCGCTCGAGGCGGCGGGCCTGCGGGCCGTGCCGACCGGCATCGACCACGGCACGGTGACGGCGGTCTGCAACAGCCGGCCGTTCGAGATCACCACCCTGCGCCGGGACGTCTCGACCGATGGGCGGCGGGCGGTGGTGGCCTTCACCACCGACTGGCTGGAGGACGCCCAACGGCGGGACTTCACCCTGAACGCGCTCTACGCCCGCCGCGACGGCTCGATCTTCGACCCGACCGGGCACGGTGTCGCCGACGCCCTGGCCGGGCGCATCGTCTTCGTCGGGGAGCCCGAGCAGCGGCTGCACGAGGACTACCTGCGCATCCTGCGCTTCTTCCGGTTCTACGCCTGGTACGGCAAGGGCGGCCCGGACGCGGCGGCGGTCGCCGCCTGCGCGGCGCTGAAGGCCCATGTGACGACCCTGGCGGCGGAGCGGATCTCCAAGGAGCTGCTGAAGCTGCTGAAGGCCGACGATCCCCGCGAGGCGGTCGAGCTGATGGCCCAGACCGGCGTCCTGCCAATGGTGCTGCCCGAGCCGATCCACATCGATCGGTTCAAGGGCCTGGTGGAGATCGAGGGCGAGCAGCTCTTCGAGACCGAGCCGGTGCTGCGGCTCGCCGCCCTGCTGCCCGACGACCAGCTCGTGGCGACGCGGCTGGCCGAATCCCTGCGGCTCTCCAACGCCGACCGCGACCGGATCGTCGCCGCGCTCGCGCCCGCGCCGAAGCTGAAGAGCTGGATGAGCCCGCGGGAGATCCGCCGCTGCGTCTACCGCGAGGGCCAGGCGAGCTTCCGCGACCGCGCCAAGCTCGCCTGGGCGGCCTCGAACCGCACGGCCACGGCCCCGCAATGGCGCGGGATGATCGCGCTGGCAGAAGGGTGGACGATCCCGGTCTTCCCGCTGACCGGCGAGGACGTGATGGCGGCCGGCGTGCCCAAGGGGCCGCTGGTCGGGCGGGTGATGCGCGAGGTCGAGGACTGGTGGATCGACCACGACTTCCTCGACGACAAGATGTCGGCCATCGAGAAGCTGAAGGCCGTGGCGCAGGGACTGGCCTATTGA
- a CDS encoding glutamine amidotransferase-related protein, producing MRLGILKTGRPPTPAIPQFGTYPEMFMRLLGPDAYDYRVYAVDEGELPQSPKDADAFLVTGSSAGVYEPLDWIGRAVEFLQAAKGEAALVGVCFGHQLMAKAFGGEVIQSPRGWGLGEQEYRVLRREPWMDEAETIRLPGSHQDQVVSLPEGAEVFAASDFTPFGGLVWRDQPAMSIQLHPEFEPAYAISLIEHRRGDRYADAQADAAIASYAGADDRDRVGGWIKTFLRHATT from the coding sequence ATGCGCCTGGGCATCCTCAAGACCGGTCGGCCGCCGACGCCGGCGATCCCGCAGTTCGGCACCTATCCCGAGATGTTCATGCGGCTGCTGGGACCTGACGCCTACGACTACCGCGTCTATGCGGTGGACGAGGGCGAGCTGCCGCAAAGCCCGAAGGACGCCGACGCCTTCCTGGTGACCGGCTCCTCGGCCGGGGTCTACGAGCCGCTGGACTGGATCGGTCGGGCAGTGGAGTTCCTGCAGGCCGCCAAGGGCGAGGCGGCGCTGGTGGGCGTCTGCTTCGGCCACCAGCTGATGGCCAAGGCGTTCGGCGGCGAGGTCATCCAGTCGCCCAGGGGCTGGGGGCTCGGCGAGCAGGAATACCGGGTTCTGCGCCGGGAGCCCTGGATGGATGAGGCCGAGACGATCCGCCTGCCGGGCTCGCACCAGGACCAGGTGGTCAGCCTGCCCGAGGGCGCCGAGGTGTTCGCCGCCTCGGACTTCACCCCGTTCGGCGGCCTCGTCTGGCGCGACCAGCCGGCGATGTCGATCCAGCTGCACCCCGAGTTCGAGCCGGCCTACGCCATCTCGCTGATCGAGCACCGGCGGGGCGATCGCTATGCCGACGCGCAGGCCGACGCGGCCATCGCCTCATACGCAGGCGCCGACGACCGCGACCGGGTCGGCGGCTGGATCAAGACATTCCTGAGACACGCAACCACTTGA
- the hemF gene encoding oxygen-dependent coproporphyrinogen oxidase, with amino-acid sequence MTLPPEILERRARAQAWFESLQQRICAELERLEDEAPEELYPEPASRFDFRPWTRETGVGGGTGAFFAGRLFEKAGIHTSAATARFSPEMAKTMPGADKDPTYVSASISLIVHPRSPRVPTVHMNTRFLSTAESWFGGGADLTPMLDEQRSQEADDARLFHAAMQAACDPFDPEWYGKYKAWCDEYFFLPHRNEPRGIGGIFYDRHNSGDFEKDFAFTRAVGEAFLEVYPKIVRHRMSEPWTDADRAEQLVRRGRYVEFNLLYDRGTMFGLKAGGNITTILSSMPPLVAWPV; translated from the coding sequence CTGACCCTTCCGCCGGAGATCCTCGAGCGCCGGGCCCGCGCCCAGGCCTGGTTCGAGAGCCTGCAGCAGCGCATCTGCGCCGAGCTCGAGCGCCTGGAGGACGAAGCGCCGGAGGAGCTCTATCCGGAGCCGGCCAGCCGGTTCGACTTCCGCCCCTGGACGCGCGAGACCGGCGTCGGCGGCGGGACCGGCGCCTTCTTCGCCGGGCGGCTCTTCGAGAAGGCCGGGATCCACACCTCGGCCGCCACGGCCCGCTTCTCGCCGGAAATGGCCAAGACCATGCCGGGCGCCGACAAGGACCCGACCTACGTCTCGGCCTCGATCAGCCTGATCGTCCATCCGCGGAGCCCGCGGGTGCCGACCGTGCACATGAACACGCGCTTCCTCTCCACGGCCGAAAGCTGGTTCGGCGGCGGCGCCGACCTCACCCCGATGCTGGACGAGCAGCGCAGCCAAGAGGCCGACGACGCCAGGCTGTTCCACGCCGCCATGCAGGCCGCCTGCGATCCCTTCGATCCGGAGTGGTATGGCAAGTACAAGGCCTGGTGCGACGAGTACTTCTTCCTGCCGCACCGCAACGAGCCGCGCGGCATCGGCGGCATCTTCTACGACCGCCACAACTCGGGCGACTTCGAGAAGGACTTCGCCTTCACCCGCGCCGTCGGCGAGGCGTTCCTGGAGGTCTATCCGAAGATCGTCCGCCACCGGATGAGCGAGCCCTGGACCGACGCGGACCGCGCCGAGCAGCTCGTCCGCCGCGGCCGCTACGTCGAGTTCAACCTGCTCTACGACCGCGGCACCATGTTCGGCCTCAAGGCCGGCGGCAACATCACCACCATCCTGTCGTCCATGCCGCCGCTGGTGGCCTGGCCGGTCTGA
- a CDS encoding tRNA (cytidine(34)-2'-O)-methyltransferase codes for MRLALFQPDIPQNLGASLRLGACLGVPVDVIEPCGFPLSDRAVKRAAMDYAERAEVIRYPGWGDFLARRAPGRLVLFTTRAEAAFHQFEYLPCDTLLFGRESAGVPDEVHAAADARVTIPLVAGARSLNVVTAAAMALAEALRQTDGFPSAVQTG; via the coding sequence ATGCGTTTGGCGCTTTTTCAACCGGACATTCCGCAAAACCTCGGGGCAAGTCTTCGTCTCGGCGCCTGTCTTGGGGTTCCGGTGGACGTCATCGAGCCCTGCGGCTTCCCGCTCTCCGACCGCGCCGTGAAGCGCGCGGCCATGGACTACGCCGAGAGGGCGGAGGTGATCCGTTACCCTGGATGGGGTGATTTCCTGGCCCGTCGGGCTCCTGGACGGCTGGTGCTCTTCACCACCCGCGCCGAGGCCGCCTTCCACCAATTCGAGTACCTGCCCTGCGACACCCTGCTCTTCGGCCGCGAGAGCGCCGGCGTCCCGGATGAGGTGCACGCCGCGGCCGATGCACGCGTGACTATTCCGCTGGTCGCCGGCGCGCGGTCGCTGAACGTCGTGACCGCCGCCGCCATGGCCCTCGCCGAGGCCCTCCGGCAAACCGACGGCTTCCCAAGCGCGGTGCAGACCGGGTAG
- the petA gene encoding ubiquinol-cytochrome c reductase iron-sulfur subunit, whose protein sequence is MSDTAVGANPDPHSDDPNRRDFIHIAAGAAAVGAVGALAWPFIDQMNPAGDTLALASIEFDLTKVAEGQQVVVKWRGKPLFIRNRTAKEIAAAIKDDHADMRDPETDEQRHKPGKAQWLILVGTCTHLGCVPTFGGGEYGGWFCPCHGSVYDTSGRIRKGPAPKNLVVPDYAFLSDTKVKVG, encoded by the coding sequence GTGTCCGACACCGCTGTGGGCGCGAACCCCGATCCGCACAGCGACGATCCCAATCGTCGCGACTTCATCCATATCGCCGCGGGCGCCGCGGCCGTGGGCGCCGTGGGCGCCCTGGCTTGGCCGTTCATCGACCAGATGAACCCGGCGGGCGACACCCTCGCCCTGGCCTCCATCGAGTTCGACCTGACCAAGGTCGCCGAGGGCCAGCAGGTGGTGGTCAAGTGGCGGGGCAAGCCGCTGTTCATCCGCAACCGGACGGCCAAGGAAATCGCCGCGGCGATCAAGGACGACCACGCGGACATGCGCGATCCGGAGACGGACGAGCAGCGCCACAAGCCCGGCAAGGCGCAGTGGCTGATCCTGGTCGGCACCTGCACCCACCTGGGCTGCGTGCCCACGTTCGGCGGCGGCGAGTACGGCGGCTGGTTCTGCCCCTGCCACGGCTCGGTCTACGACACCTCCGGCCGGATCCGTAAGGGTCCCGCGCCGAAGAACCTCGTGGTGCCGGACTACGCGTTCCTTTCCGACACCAAGGTCAAGGTCGGCTGA
- a CDS encoding cytochrome b, translated as MSGHSTYEPKTGFERWLDMRLPIVRMAYDTAISFPTPKNLNYWWTFGGILAVCLAVQLVTGIVLAMHYVPHVDYAFNSVERIMRDVNYGWLIRYMHANGASMFFIAVYIHMFRNLYYGSYKAPREVLWILGCVIYLLMMATAFMGYVLPWGQMSFHGAVVITNLLGALPIVGPSITTWLWGGFAVDDPTLNRFFSLHYLLPFVIAGVVALHIWALHVPGNNNPTGVNVKSKEDTVPFHPYYTVKDGFAIAVFLLLFGSFVFWNPNILGHADNYIPANPLVTPAHIVPEWYFLPFYAILRAVPNKLGGVLAMFGAIAVLFVLPWLDTSKVRSMRYRPTIRPYFFIFILACLVLGWCGAKLPDDPVIPGLSTFTLVDSDLNSYVWLSRIAALYYFAYFLVITPMVGLRETPLPLPESISEPVLSKKD; from the coding sequence ATGAGCGGACACTCCACTTACGAGCCGAAGACCGGCTTCGAGCGCTGGCTGGACATGCGCCTTCCGATCGTTCGGATGGCCTACGACACGGCGATCAGTTTCCCCACCCCGAAGAACCTCAACTACTGGTGGACCTTCGGCGGCATCCTGGCGGTGTGCCTGGCGGTGCAGCTGGTGACCGGCATCGTGCTGGCCATGCACTACGTCCCGCACGTCGACTACGCCTTCAACTCGGTCGAGCGCATCATGCGTGACGTCAACTACGGTTGGCTGATCCGCTACATGCACGCGAACGGGGCCTCGATGTTCTTCATCGCGGTCTACATCCACATGTTCCGCAACCTCTACTACGGCTCCTACAAGGCGCCGCGGGAGGTGCTGTGGATCCTCGGCTGCGTGATCTACCTGCTGATGATGGCCACGGCCTTCATGGGCTACGTCCTGCCCTGGGGCCAGATGAGCTTCCACGGCGCGGTGGTGATCACCAACCTGCTGGGCGCCCTGCCCATCGTCGGTCCGTCCATCACCACCTGGCTGTGGGGCGGCTTCGCGGTGGACGACCCGACGCTCAACCGCTTCTTCTCGCTGCACTACCTGCTGCCCTTCGTGATCGCGGGCGTCGTCGCCCTGCACATCTGGGCGCTGCACGTGCCGGGGAACAACAACCCGACCGGCGTGAACGTGAAGTCCAAGGAGGACACCGTTCCCTTCCACCCGTACTACACGGTGAAGGACGGCTTCGCGATCGCGGTCTTCCTGCTGCTGTTCGGCTCCTTCGTGTTCTGGAACCCGAACATCCTGGGCCACGCCGACAACTACATCCCGGCCAACCCGCTGGTGACCCCGGCGCACATCGTCCCCGAATGGTACTTCCTGCCGTTCTACGCGATCCTGCGCGCGGTCCCGAACAAGCTCGGCGGCGTGCTCGCGATGTTCGGCGCCATCGCGGTGCTGTTCGTCCTGCCCTGGCTCGACACCTCCAAGGTGCGGTCCATGCGCTACCGCCCGACCATCCGGCCGTACTTCTTCATCTTCATCCTCGCCTGCCTGGTGCTGGGCTGGTGCGGCGCGAAGCTGCCGGACGATCCGGTGATCCCGGGCCTGTCCACCTTCACCCTCGTGGACAGCGACCTGAACAGCTACGTGTGGCTGAGCCGGATCGCGGCGCTCTACTACTTCGCCTACTTCCTGGTCATCACCCCGATGGTGGGTCTCCGCGAGACGCCCCTGCCCCTGCCGGAGTCGATCTCCGAGCCTGTTCTCTCCAAGAAGGATTGA
- a CDS encoding cytochrome c1, whose protein sequence is MLRKGLMLAALGLAFVAGPALSATSKEEPKEMDWSFTGPLGKYDQAQLQRGYKVYREVCSACHAMSLVSFRNLGEKGGPFYDPKYPNPNDNPYVKSLAKDIQVSDIDNETGDAIKRPAGTADRFPSPFANEAAARASNGGALPPDLSVIAKAREGGPDYIYSILTGFVQPPAGLTVSPGKYYNPYFPGDLSSFWTGKGEVPKGGFIGMPPPLAANKVTFDDNTKSTVENQARDVSAFLMWAAEPKMEQRKQFGLGAMIYLLIFTGLLYASYRRIWRNVAH, encoded by the coding sequence ATGCTGCGCAAAGGTTTGATGCTCGCGGCGCTGGGTCTCGCCTTCGTGGCGGGTCCCGCGCTCTCCGCGACCAGCAAGGAAGAGCCGAAGGAGATGGACTGGTCCTTCACCGGTCCGCTCGGCAAGTACGACCAGGCCCAGCTGCAACGCGGCTACAAGGTCTATCGCGAGGTCTGCTCGGCCTGCCACGCGATGAGCCTGGTGTCGTTCCGCAACCTCGGTGAGAAGGGCGGGCCGTTCTACGATCCGAAGTACCCGAACCCGAACGACAACCCCTATGTGAAGTCGCTCGCCAAGGACATCCAGGTCAGCGACATCGACAATGAGACCGGCGACGCCATCAAGCGTCCGGCCGGCACGGCCGACCGCTTCCCGAGCCCGTTCGCCAACGAGGCGGCGGCGCGGGCCTCGAACGGCGGCGCCCTGCCGCCGGACCTGTCGGTCATCGCCAAGGCCCGCGAGGGCGGCCCGGACTACATCTACTCGATCCTGACCGGCTTCGTGCAGCCGCCGGCCGGCCTGACCGTCTCGCCGGGCAAGTACTACAATCCCTACTTCCCGGGCGACCTGAGCTCGTTCTGGACGGGCAAGGGCGAGGTTCCGAAGGGCGGCTTCATCGGCATGCCGCCGCCCCTCGCGGCCAACAAGGTGACCTTCGACGACAACACCAAGTCGACGGTCGAGAACCAGGCCCGCGACGTCTCCGCCTTCCTGATGTGGGCCGCCGAGCCCAAGATGGAGCAGCGCAAGCAGTTCGGCCTGGGGGCGATGATCTACCTCCTGATCTTCACCGGCCTGCTCTACGCCAGCTACCGCCGCATCTGGCGGAACGTGGCGCACTAG
- a CDS encoding aspartyl protease family protein: MSLAALLLALVAPAPPVSCWFENGVVVVPAEVAGVAGDFILDTGQAQTILAETQAQGAGFSETALTAQVRLAGRRTAGVPVAVQDIDVRAGLFPTPIAGVIGADVLKAYVVDIDFAPCRVRLSLPARAPRFRAAAALPLTWIAGAPAVEAAVADGPHAFTGDFALATGSDTAVRLSDALAAAPGAAKPRELYPYGVLRPRLRALSFAGRLAEDLPAGLVKPADPALAGEIGAPLLAAWRVRLDFPGRRLLLAPNEKGPGDPPRP; encoded by the coding sequence ATGAGTCTCGCTGCCCTCCTCCTGGCGCTCGTCGCGCCCGCCCCGCCGGTCTCCTGCTGGTTCGAGAACGGCGTGGTGGTGGTCCCGGCCGAGGTGGCGGGCGTCGCCGGCGACTTCATCCTCGACACCGGCCAGGCGCAGACGATCCTCGCCGAGACCCAGGCCCAAGGCGCGGGTTTCTCCGAGACCGCGCTCACCGCCCAGGTGCGGCTCGCCGGCCGTCGCACGGCGGGCGTGCCGGTCGCGGTCCAGGACATCGACGTCCGCGCCGGCCTCTTCCCGACGCCCATCGCCGGCGTCATCGGCGCCGACGTGCTGAAGGCCTATGTGGTCGACATCGACTTCGCGCCCTGCCGGGTGCGGCTCAGCCTTCCCGCCCGCGCACCGCGCTTCCGCGCCGCCGCCGCCCTGCCGCTGACCTGGATCGCCGGCGCCCCCGCCGTCGAGGCCGCCGTCGCCGACGGGCCGCACGCCTTCACCGGCGACTTCGCCCTGGCTACAGGCTCCGACACCGCCGTGCGCCTCTCCGACGCCCTCGCCGCGGCGCCGGGCGCGGCCAAGCCGCGCGAGCTCTATCCCTATGGCGTGCTGCGGCCGCGGCTGCGGGCTCTGTCCTTCGCCGGACGCCTGGCGGAGGATCTGCCCGCCGGCCTCGTCAAGCCGGCCGACCCGGCCCTGGCCGGCGAGATCGGCGCGCCCCTGCTCGCCGCCTGGCGCGTGCGCCTCGACTTCCCTGGCCGCCGGCTCCTGCTCGCGCCCAACGAAAAGGGCCCCGGCGATCCGCCGAGGCCCTAA
- a CDS encoding dienelactone hydrolase family protein: MGEMIRLKSRFDGFELGAYHAPPNDARRGGLLLIQEIFGVTEHIKELCDGFAEDGYEVIAPAFYDRLERGFTADYSPESIQKGVQYSTATPWDQVAGDAQAAIDALQAPVFVTGYCWGGAATWLAACRCEGVAAASCFYGRRISELKDETPRAPTILHFGKTDASIPPERIEEIRERHPDLPIYLYEAGHGFVSDRRSDYDADSARLARLRTLAHFSRNGGGKGEV, encoded by the coding sequence ATGGGCGAGATGATCCGCCTGAAGAGCCGCTTCGATGGCTTCGAGCTCGGCGCCTATCACGCGCCGCCCAATGACGCGCGGCGCGGCGGTCTCCTCTTGATCCAGGAGATCTTCGGGGTCACCGAGCACATCAAGGAGCTCTGCGACGGCTTCGCCGAGGACGGCTACGAGGTGATCGCGCCCGCGTTCTACGACCGCCTGGAACGCGGCTTCACGGCCGACTACAGCCCCGAGAGCATCCAGAAGGGCGTCCAGTATTCCACCGCGACGCCCTGGGACCAGGTGGCCGGCGACGCCCAGGCGGCCATCGACGCCCTCCAGGCGCCCGTCTTCGTCACCGGCTACTGCTGGGGCGGGGCGGCGACTTGGCTCGCCGCCTGCCGCTGCGAGGGCGTGGCGGCCGCGTCGTGCTTCTACGGCCGCCGGATCAGCGAGCTGAAGGACGAGACGCCCAGGGCGCCGACCATCCTGCACTTCGGCAAGACCGACGCCTCGATCCCGCCCGAGCGCATCGAGGAGATCCGCGAGCGCCATCCCGACCTGCCGATCTACCTCTACGAGGCCGGCCACGGCTTCGTCTCCGACCGCCGCAGCGACTACGACGCCGACTCCGCCCGCCTCGCCCGCCTGCGCACCCTGGCCCACTTCTCAAGGAACGGCGGCGGCAAGGGCGAGGTCTGA
- a CDS encoding dienelactone hydrolase family protein codes for MGETIKIAGADGFEFSAYHEPAFTPSKGGVIVIQEIFGIDRHIRADVGRWAKMGYHAVAPSLYDRREWGFTAEHDPAGLQAGVGHARATPIEQALTDIAACRDFLKSHGAAKVCVVGYCYGGSLAWLSACQLDGIAAASSYYGSMVQANAALEPKCPVIVHLGRLDAGIPADDVEAAVHQHHPDLPVYIYEAAGHGFNNESPERYNAEASDLARHRTLELFDNA; via the coding sequence ATGGGCGAGACGATCAAGATCGCGGGCGCGGACGGTTTCGAGTTCTCCGCCTACCACGAGCCGGCCTTCACCCCCTCCAAGGGCGGGGTGATCGTCATCCAGGAGATCTTCGGCATCGACCGCCACATCCGCGCCGACGTCGGCCGCTGGGCGAAGATGGGCTACCACGCCGTCGCGCCCTCGCTCTACGACCGGCGCGAATGGGGCTTCACCGCCGAGCACGACCCGGCGGGCCTGCAGGCCGGCGTCGGCCATGCCCGCGCCACCCCGATCGAGCAGGCGCTGACCGACATCGCCGCCTGCCGCGACTTCCTCAAGAGCCACGGGGCCGCCAAGGTGTGCGTCGTCGGCTACTGCTACGGCGGCTCGCTGGCCTGGCTCTCGGCCTGCCAGCTCGACGGTATCGCGGCCGCCTCCAGCTACTACGGCTCCATGGTCCAGGCGAACGCCGCCCTCGAGCCGAAGTGCCCGGTGATCGTCCACCTCGGCCGCCTCGACGCCGGCATCCCGGCCGACGATGTCGAGGCCGCCGTGCACCAGCACCATCCCGACCTGCCCGTGTATATCTACGAGGCCGCCGGCCACGGCTTCAACAACGAGAGCCCCGAGCGCTACAACGCCGAGGCCTCCGACCTCGCCCGCCACCGCACCCTCGAGCTGTTCGACAACGCCTGA
- the ychF gene encoding redox-regulated ATPase YchF: MALKVAIVGLPNVGKSTLFNALTQTAAAQAANYPFCTIEPNTGDVAVPEPRLEALAAIIPSKEIIPARINFVDVAGLVRGASKGEGLGNQFLANIRDCDAVAFVARCFIDDDITHVEGRVDPIADLETIETELMLADLESLEKRVANLEKRAKAGDKESATTLRLVNLALAELNAGRPARKATVAAEDDKAWRMLQLLTSKPALYVSNVDEASAATGNELSNQVAERAKRDGADHVVISAQIESEIALLEPAERTEFLETLGLAEPGLNKLIREAYHLLGLQTYFTVGPKEARAWTIHKGDTAPQAAGVIHTDFEKGFIRAETIAYEDYVRLKGEAGARDAGKLRQEGKDYVVRDGDVMNFRFNV, from the coding sequence ATGGCCCTGAAAGTCGCCATCGTCGGGCTGCCCAACGTAGGCAAGTCGACCCTGTTCAACGCCCTGACCCAGACCGCGGCGGCCCAGGCGGCCAACTATCCGTTCTGCACCATCGAGCCGAACACCGGCGACGTGGCCGTGCCCGAGCCGCGGCTCGAGGCCCTGGCGGCGATCATCCCCTCGAAGGAGATCATCCCGGCGCGGATCAACTTCGTCGACGTGGCCGGCCTGGTGCGCGGCGCCTCCAAGGGCGAGGGCCTGGGCAACCAGTTCCTGGCCAACATCCGCGACTGCGACGCCGTGGCCTTCGTGGCCCGCTGCTTCATCGACGACGACATCACCCACGTGGAGGGCCGCGTCGACCCGATCGCCGACCTCGAGACCATCGAGACCGAGCTGATGCTGGCCGACCTCGAGAGCCTGGAGAAGCGCGTCGCCAACCTCGAGAAGCGCGCCAAGGCCGGCGACAAGGAGAGCGCCACCACCTTGCGCCTGGTGAACCTCGCCCTGGCCGAGCTGAACGCCGGCCGTCCGGCCCGCAAGGCCACCGTAGCCGCCGAGGACGACAAGGCCTGGCGGATGCTGCAGCTTCTGACCTCCAAGCCTGCGCTCTACGTCTCCAACGTCGACGAGGCCTCCGCCGCGACCGGCAACGAGCTCTCCAACCAGGTGGCCGAACGGGCCAAGCGCGACGGCGCCGACCATGTCGTGATCTCGGCCCAGATCGAGAGCGAGATCGCCCTCCTCGAGCCCGCCGAGCGCACCGAATTCCTGGAGACCCTCGGCCTCGCCGAGCCGGGCCTCAACAAGCTGATCCGCGAGGCCTACCACCTGCTCGGCCTGCAGACCTACTTCACGGTCGGCCCGAAGGAGGCCCGCGCCTGGACAATCCACAAGGGCGACACCGCCCCGCAGGCGGCCGGCGTCATCCACACCGACTTCGAGAAGGGCTTCATCCGTGCCGAGACCATCGCCTATGAGGACTACGTCCGCCTGAAGGGCGAGGCCGGCGCGCGGGACGCGGGCAAGCTGCGCCAGGAAGGCAAGGACTATGTCGTCCGCGACGGCGATGTGATGAACTTCCGCTTCAACGTCTAG
- the pth gene encoding aminoacyl-tRNA hydrolase: MLLIAGLGNPGPTYAKNRHNIGFMAVDEIARRWGFGPERKRFQGLASEGAIETPQGPVKALILKPQTYYNESGRAVGEALKFFKLKPSDLVLFYDEIDLAPGRFRMKTGGGAAGNNGVRSVTSQVGAEFRRARLGTGHPGDKELVHGHVLSDFHKAELKWVEPLLQACADAAPMLALGEDDKYQAEVMRLAPAEKADPRAIARGKD, translated from the coding sequence GTGCTGCTGATCGCCGGCCTCGGCAATCCAGGGCCGACCTACGCCAAGAACCGTCACAACATCGGCTTCATGGCCGTGGACGAGATCGCGCGCCGCTGGGGCTTCGGCCCTGAGCGGAAGCGCTTCCAGGGGCTCGCCAGCGAAGGCGCGATCGAGACGCCGCAGGGCCCGGTCAAGGCGCTGATCCTCAAGCCCCAGACCTATTACAACGAGAGCGGCCGCGCGGTCGGCGAGGCGCTCAAGTTCTTCAAGCTCAAGCCCTCCGATCTCGTCCTGTTCTACGACGAGATCGACCTCGCCCCCGGGCGCTTCCGGATGAAGACCGGCGGCGGCGCGGCCGGCAACAACGGCGTCCGCTCGGTGACCTCGCAGGTCGGCGCGGAGTTCCGCCGCGCCCGGCTCGGCACCGGCCATCCCGGCGACAAGGAGCTGGTCCACGGCCACGTGCTGTCGGACTTCCACAAGGCCGAGCTCAAGTGGGTCGAGCCCCTGCTCCAGGCCTGCGCCGACGCCGCCCCCATGCTGGCGCTCGGCGAGGACGACAAATACCAGGCCGAGGTCATGCGCCTCGCCCCCGCCGAGAAAGCCGACCCGCGCGCCATCGCCCGCGGCAAGGATTGA
- a CDS encoding 50S ribosomal protein L25/general stress protein Ctc, with translation MAEIILNVELRQGAGTGAARAARREGLVPGVLYGGDKDPVGVTVKANEFRKALYTGKLLGHLVTLKYGSETQPVIAKDVQMHPVTDEPIHFDLYRVDEHQEIKIAVPVHFRNHDDAPGLKRGGTLNIALHDLTISVPADQIPEELVIDLTGREIGDSIKVSDIKLPANATATVDGDTVVASVTGVQAEVAEEAAEGAEAAEASEGGEG, from the coding sequence ATGGCCGAGATCATTCTGAACGTTGAACTGCGCCAGGGCGCCGGCACGGGCGCGGCCCGCGCGGCCCGTCGCGAAGGCCTGGTCCCGGGCGTGCTCTACGGCGGCGACAAGGATCCCGTCGGCGTCACCGTCAAGGCGAACGAGTTCCGCAAGGCGCTCTACACGGGCAAGCTGCTCGGCCACCTCGTGACCCTGAAGTACGGCTCCGAGACCCAGCCGGTCATCGCCAAGGACGTGCAGATGCACCCGGTGACCGACGAGCCGATCCACTTCGACCTCTATCGCGTGGACGAGCACCAGGAGATCAAGATCGCGGTGCCGGTGCACTTCCGCAACCACGACGACGCTCCGGGCCTGAAGCGCGGCGGCACGCTCAACATCGCCCTGCACGACCTGACCATCTCGGTCCCGGCCGACCAGATCCCGGAAGAGCTGGTGATCGACCTGACCGGCCGCGAGATCGGCGACAGCATCAAGGTGTCGGACATCAAGCTGCCGGCCAACGCCACCGCGACCGTAGACGGCGACACCGTCGTGGCCTCGGTCACCGGCGTCCAGGCCGAAGTGGCCGAGGAAGCTGCGGAAGGCGCTGAAGCCGCCGAAGCCAGCGAAGGCGGCGAGGGCTGA